One Qipengyuania gaetbuli genomic region harbors:
- a CDS encoding MaoC family dehydratase has product MKYYEDIAVGDARSFGHYEVTREEVMEFAGKYDPQPFHLDDDAAAATHFGRLSASGWHTCSMTMAMMVENMKSERSAGLGSPGVDQLRWKKPVYPGDTLRCETEVIEKRRSASRPEMGIFKSHIRTYNQHDELVLEMVSNGLIATRDPGGTD; this is encoded by the coding sequence ATGAAATATTACGAAGACATCGCAGTCGGAGATGCCCGCAGCTTCGGGCATTACGAAGTCACGCGGGAAGAGGTGATGGAGTTTGCGGGGAAGTACGATCCCCAGCCCTTCCACCTCGACGATGATGCGGCAGCCGCGACCCATTTCGGGCGCCTTTCGGCCAGCGGCTGGCACACCTGCAGCATGACCATGGCGATGATGGTCGAGAACATGAAATCCGAACGTTCGGCCGGCCTCGGCTCACCGGGCGTCGACCAGCTGCGCTGGAAGAAGCCGGTCTATCCGGGCGACACGCTGCGCTGCGAAACCGAAGTCATCGAGAAGCGCCGCAGCGCCTCACGGCCGGAAATGGGCATCTTCAAGAGCCATATTCGCACCTACAACCAGCATGACGAACTTGTCCTGGAAATGGTGTCGAACGGCCTGATCGCCACCCGCGACCCGGGCGGCACCGACTAG
- the mutL gene encoding DNA mismatch repair endonuclease MutL, which translates to MPTIRRLPDNLVNRIAAGEVVERPSSALKELVENAIDAGATRIAVKLVEGGLTSLEVTDDGCGMTPDEMALALERHATSKLPDEAIEQVSTLGFRGEALPSIASVARFTLESRPQGAEQGWKRVVDHGELVAEGPAALPPGTRVRVENLFAKIPARRKFLRTPRSEYAACLDVVKRLAMARPDVAITLDHGERRILGLQGGEGLANRVARVVARELKDNGVAIDLERGTMRLTGIAGLPTYNRGIADHQYLFVNGRPVKDRLLTGAVRGAYADMLARDRHAVLALFLDMPPEEVDVNVHPAKTEVRFRDAQGVRGFIVSGLRQALATGDKRSAQTPDAGAMARWQAEPVRPEPSPALRSIFEGRDWSAPQQRVSEPSAAWRAEDADTMAAPLGRAEEAAPVAAEAREYPLGIARGQVANTYIVAEAQDGLVLVDQHAAHERLVLERLKAAGAEEAVKRSQALLIPEVVEMEETSCDRLEEAAETLAQHGLVIERFGPSAMLVRSLPHAIARTDPEKLLRDIDDDLALNGEALLLGEKLDLVLATMACHGSVRAGRTLRVDEMNALLREMERTPRSGQCNHGRPTWVKLSMEDVEKLFGRH; encoded by the coding sequence ATGCCGACTATCCGCCGCCTGCCCGACAATCTGGTCAACCGCATCGCTGCCGGCGAGGTGGTGGAGCGGCCGTCTTCCGCGCTCAAGGAACTGGTCGAAAACGCCATCGACGCGGGTGCGACGCGCATCGCGGTCAAGCTGGTGGAAGGCGGCCTCACCAGCCTCGAAGTGACGGACGACGGGTGCGGGATGACGCCCGATGAAATGGCGCTCGCCCTCGAACGCCACGCCACATCGAAGCTGCCGGACGAGGCGATCGAGCAGGTGTCGACCCTCGGCTTCAGGGGCGAGGCCTTGCCGAGCATCGCCAGCGTCGCCCGCTTCACGCTCGAAAGCCGGCCGCAGGGCGCCGAACAGGGCTGGAAACGCGTGGTCGATCACGGCGAACTGGTGGCAGAAGGGCCCGCAGCCTTGCCGCCTGGTACCCGCGTCCGGGTCGAAAACCTGTTCGCGAAGATCCCCGCCCGCAGGAAATTCCTTCGCACGCCGCGCAGCGAATATGCCGCATGCCTCGACGTGGTGAAGCGGCTTGCCATGGCGCGGCCCGATGTGGCGATCACGCTCGATCACGGTGAGCGGCGCATTCTCGGCCTGCAAGGCGGGGAAGGGCTGGCCAACCGCGTTGCGCGGGTCGTAGCGCGCGAGTTGAAGGACAATGGCGTCGCGATCGATCTGGAACGCGGTACGATGCGGCTGACCGGAATTGCCGGCCTGCCGACCTACAATCGCGGCATTGCCGATCACCAGTACCTGTTCGTGAATGGCCGTCCGGTGAAGGACCGCCTGCTGACCGGTGCTGTGCGCGGTGCCTATGCCGATATGCTCGCGCGCGATCGCCATGCAGTCCTGGCGCTGTTCCTCGACATGCCGCCCGAAGAGGTCGACGTTAACGTACACCCGGCCAAGACCGAGGTCCGATTCCGTGATGCGCAGGGCGTTCGCGGGTTCATCGTTTCAGGTCTGCGGCAGGCGCTCGCCACGGGTGACAAGCGCAGTGCGCAGACGCCCGACGCCGGAGCAATGGCGCGCTGGCAGGCCGAGCCGGTCCGGCCGGAACCTTCGCCTGCACTCCGGTCGATCTTCGAAGGGCGCGACTGGTCCGCGCCGCAGCAGCGCGTGTCGGAACCCTCGGCTGCGTGGCGTGCTGAGGATGCGGACACGATGGCGGCTCCGCTCGGGCGTGCGGAAGAGGCCGCGCCGGTTGCTGCGGAAGCGCGCGAGTACCCGCTCGGCATCGCCCGAGGGCAGGTCGCCAACACCTATATCGTCGCCGAGGCGCAGGACGGGCTGGTGCTGGTCGACCAGCACGCGGCGCACGAACGCCTGGTCCTTGAACGCCTGAAAGCTGCAGGGGCGGAGGAGGCCGTCAAGCGCAGCCAGGCGCTGCTCATCCCCGAAGTGGTGGAGATGGAGGAAACCTCCTGCGACCGGCTCGAGGAAGCGGCGGAGACACTGGCCCAGCACGGGTTGGTGATCGAGCGGTTCGGTCCCTCGGCCATGCTGGTGCGGAGCCTTCCGCACGCGATCGCGCGGACCGATCCGGAAAAGCTGCTGCGCGACATCGACGACGATCTGGCCTTGAACGGCGAGGCGCTGCTGCTCGGCGAAAAGCTCGATCTCGTGCTCGCCACCATGGCCTGCCACGGCTCGGTCAGGGCAGGGCGCACGCTCCGCGTGGACGAGATGAATGCGCTGCTGCGCGAAATGGAACGCACGCCGCGCTCGGGCCAATGCAACCATGGGCGGCCCACGTGGGTTAAGCTCTCGATGGAAGACGTCGAAAAGCTTTTCGGGAGACATTGA
- a CDS encoding MauE/DoxX family redox-associated membrane protein, with amino-acid sequence MNKKAELYRMVMDTHVCPYGIKSKWLLEKQGYEVADHYLTTREETDAFKAKHGVATTPQTFIDGKRIGGYTDLRAYFGKPLPEAGTTSYIPVLAVFAAAGALALALSQFVYSTPFTVRAAEWFVAFAMVILAMLKLQDVEKFSSMFLGYDLLARRWVPYSYAYPFLEFGAGALMAAHALNWLSIPVALTIGAIGAVSVFHAVYIQKRDIKCACVGGSSNVPLGFVSLTENLAMIGMALWMLLRPVV; translated from the coding sequence ATGAATAAGAAGGCCGAACTCTATCGCATGGTGATGGACACGCATGTCTGTCCCTATGGCATCAAGTCCAAATGGCTGCTGGAAAAGCAGGGGTATGAGGTGGCCGATCACTACCTCACCACCCGCGAGGAAACCGATGCGTTTAAGGCGAAGCACGGGGTGGCGACCACGCCCCAGACCTTTATCGATGGCAAGCGCATCGGGGGTTACACCGACCTTCGCGCCTATTTCGGCAAGCCCCTGCCGGAAGCCGGAACGACCAGTTACATTCCGGTCCTCGCAGTATTTGCGGCCGCAGGCGCCCTCGCTCTTGCGTTAAGCCAGTTCGTCTATTCGACCCCCTTCACCGTCCGCGCGGCCGAATGGTTCGTGGCCTTTGCCATGGTTATTCTCGCCATGCTGAAGCTGCAGGACGTGGAGAAGTTCTCCTCCATGTTTTTGGGATATGACCTGCTTGCGCGGCGATGGGTGCCCTATTCCTACGCCTACCCCTTCCTCGAATTCGGTGCCGGCGCATTGATGGCTGCCCATGCGCTCAACTGGCTGTCGATCCCTGTCGCCCTGACCATCGGTGCGATCGGGGCCGTAAGCGTTTTCCACGCGGTCTACATCCAGAAGCGCGACATCAAGTGCGCGTGTGTGGGCGGTAGCAGCAACGTTCCGCTGGGCTTCGTTTCGCTGACGGAGAACCTCGCCATGATCGGCATGGCGCTTTGGATGTTGCTTCGCCCCGTCGTCTGA